One window from the genome of Mumia sp. ZJ1417 encodes:
- a CDS encoding cation diffusion facilitator family transporter, with translation MGHDHAHGTPSARQRPRLAFVLGLTVLVLLVEVVVAVLTGSLALLADAGHMLSDTFGLVMALIAVTVAQRAGSPRRTFGNHRTEILAAGANGLVLLVLCVWIVVSAIGRLGDAPHIDSPFMLGAGVLGLAANVVGLLVLRAGAKESLNVKGAYLEVLGDAFGSVAVIVAAGVIAVTGWYDADPVASLVIAALILPRAFGLLRDVVDVLLESTPRGLDLEELRTHMTEVPGVVDVHDLHVWTITSGMPVMSAHVVVDDDVLGTDAGHSVLDRLRSCLSDHFDVEHSTFQLEPAAHAETEQHTHR, from the coding sequence GTGGGACACGACCATGCGCACGGGACGCCGTCGGCTCGGCAGCGGCCGCGGCTGGCCTTCGTCCTCGGCCTGACCGTCCTGGTCCTGCTCGTCGAGGTCGTCGTCGCGGTGCTGACCGGGAGCCTGGCTCTGCTCGCCGATGCCGGACACATGCTGAGCGACACGTTCGGGCTCGTCATGGCGCTCATCGCGGTCACGGTCGCCCAGCGGGCAGGCAGCCCACGACGCACGTTCGGCAACCACCGCACCGAGATCCTCGCCGCAGGCGCGAACGGCCTGGTCTTGCTCGTGCTGTGCGTATGGATCGTGGTGTCGGCGATCGGTCGCCTCGGCGACGCGCCTCACATCGACTCACCCTTCATGCTCGGCGCTGGCGTTCTCGGCCTGGCTGCCAACGTGGTCGGCCTGCTGGTGCTGCGGGCCGGGGCGAAGGAGAGCCTCAACGTCAAGGGTGCCTACCTCGAGGTGCTCGGCGATGCGTTCGGCTCGGTCGCGGTGATCGTCGCCGCGGGCGTGATCGCGGTGACCGGCTGGTACGACGCCGACCCGGTGGCGTCCCTCGTCATCGCCGCGCTCATCCTGCCGCGTGCGTTCGGGCTCCTGCGCGATGTCGTGGACGTCCTCCTGGAGTCGACGCCTCGTGGGCTGGATCTCGAGGAGCTGCGGACCCACATGACGGAGGTGCCGGGTGTCGTCGACGTGCACGACCTTCACGTCTGGACGATCACGTCCGGCATGCCTGTGATGTCGGCCCACGTCGTGGTCGACGACGACGTGCTCGGCACCGATGCGGGCCACAGCGTGCTGGACCGCCTGCGCAGCTGCCTGTCCGACCATTTCGACGTCGAGCATTCGACGTTCCAGCTCGAGCCGGCCGCGCACGCGGAGACCGAGCAGCACACCCACCGGTGA
- a CDS encoding acyltransferase family protein — protein MSTTLIQPPAAATADSSTPVERRKARDPLLDNARYWVMLLVVAGHGLQYLLDVPDARGTYTWIYAFHMPAFVLISGYVARRYEGSPKQVRTMLTSLVLPYVGLNVALDGFRALLDDEPLAVNLLDPAWSTWFLIALFVWRLSSPVWRVVRAPVLVSVVVSLVAGLWQVGDVLSIHRILGLLPFYVAGMYLRPEHFALLRRPAVRVASVVALAGTLGWCLLRHEGWYVSWLYWRDAYADAPLDADAFGGLATRAGLLVTGFALSAAVLSVVPARRDRTSDLGRHTMNAYVLHGFVLILLAHLGVFSALATWGALSVPVVLVGSVLLGTALMSAPVARLVSPVVTPQLRWAFRDQRAGGV, from the coding sequence ATGTCTACGACGCTGATCCAGCCCCCCGCTGCGGCGACCGCCGACTCGAGCACCCCGGTGGAGCGCCGCAAGGCCCGCGACCCTCTCCTCGACAACGCCCGCTACTGGGTGATGCTCCTCGTGGTGGCCGGCCACGGCCTCCAGTACCTGCTCGACGTTCCCGACGCCCGCGGCACCTACACGTGGATCTACGCGTTCCACATGCCGGCCTTCGTGCTGATCTCCGGCTACGTCGCCCGCCGGTACGAGGGCTCTCCCAAGCAGGTACGCACGATGCTCACGAGCCTCGTGCTGCCGTACGTGGGACTCAACGTGGCGCTCGACGGGTTCCGCGCCCTGCTCGACGATGAGCCGCTGGCGGTCAACCTGCTTGATCCGGCATGGTCGACGTGGTTCCTGATCGCGCTGTTCGTGTGGCGGTTGTCCTCGCCGGTGTGGCGCGTCGTCCGCGCGCCGGTGCTCGTCTCCGTCGTGGTGAGCCTGGTCGCCGGGCTGTGGCAGGTCGGTGACGTGCTGTCGATCCACCGCATCCTCGGCCTGCTGCCGTTCTACGTCGCGGGGATGTACCTGCGCCCCGAGCACTTCGCGCTGCTGCGCCGTCCCGCGGTGCGGGTCGCGTCGGTGGTCGCCCTCGCCGGGACACTCGGCTGGTGCCTGCTGCGCCACGAGGGTTGGTACGTCTCGTGGCTGTACTGGCGCGACGCCTACGCGGACGCGCCGCTGGATGCCGACGCCTTCGGCGGGCTGGCGACGCGCGCAGGCCTGCTGGTGACCGGGTTCGCGCTGAGCGCGGCGGTGCTCTCTGTCGTGCCGGCTCGGCGCGACCGTACCAGCGACCTCGGACGCCACACGATGAATGCGTACGTCCTGCACGGGTTCGTGCTGATCCTGCTGGCCCACCTGGGCGTGTTCAGCGCGCTGGCCACCTGGGGCGCGCTGTCCGTGCCCGTCGTCCTCGTGGGCTCGGTGCTCCTCGGCACGGCGCTGATGTCAGCGCCGGTCGCGCGGTTGGTCAGCCCCGTGGTGACCCCTCAGCTGCGATGGGCGTTCAGGGATCAGCGCGCGGGCGGCGTGTAG
- the rpsG gene encoding 30S ribosomal protein S7 produces the protein MPRKGPAPKRPIEADPVYSSPLVTQLINKVLEDGKKQVAQRIVYSALEGTREKTGTDPVITLKRALDNVKPTLEVKSRRVGGATYQVPIEVRAVRANTLALRWLVRFSSERREKTMAERLMNELLDASNGLGGAVKKREDTHKMAEANKAFAHYRW, from the coding sequence ATGCCGCGCAAGGGACCCGCGCCGAAGCGCCCGATCGAGGCCGACCCCGTCTACTCGAGCCCTCTGGTCACGCAGCTGATCAACAAGGTGCTTGAGGACGGCAAGAAGCAGGTCGCGCAGCGCATCGTCTACTCCGCGCTCGAGGGCACCCGCGAGAAGACCGGCACCGACCCGGTCATCACGCTCAAGCGTGCACTCGACAACGTCAAGCCGACCCTCGAGGTCAAGTCCCGCCGCGTCGGCGGTGCGACCTACCAGGTTCCGATCGAGGTCCGCGCCGTCCGCGCGAACACCCTCGCCCTTCGCTGGCTCGTCCGGTTCTCCAGCGAGCGTCGCGAGAAGACCATGGCGGAGCGCCTGATGAACGAGCTGCTCGATGCCAGCAACGGCCTCGGCGGCGCCGTCAAGAAGCGTGAGGACACGCACAAGATGGCCGAGGCCAACAAGGCCTTCGCCCACTACCGCTGGTGA
- a CDS encoding hydroxyacid-oxoacid transhydrogenase: MSFSAPTTPESIFTYGSPRLKFGAGASAELGYELASLGVRRALLVTDRGLDATGIPARVAEQVAAESVELVVYADTHVEPTDASLNDAIDFARAHGPFDAVVALGGGSSIDTAKAVNLLTTNDGDLMDYLNVPVGAGRAPAKALLPLIALPTTTGTGSESTTICVLDVLAQHVKTGISHPRLRPELAIIDPELTLSQPAGVTAASGMDILCHALESYTARPFSSYERKRPEQRVPYCGANPISDMWAEKSLSLLASSFRTAVREGSNVPAREEMALAATFAGMGFGNAGVHIPHANAYPIAGQVRDFRPEGYPQDEAMVPHGMAVSLTAPEAFRFTFDAAPERHVRAAELLDPAAERPADLADFLPSVLVRLMRDIGIPAGVGAVGFDKADIGALVEGTMKQQRLLATAPKPVGPEDVTGIFERSLTLW; the protein is encoded by the coding sequence ATGTCGTTCTCTGCCCCCACGACACCCGAGAGCATCTTCACGTACGGATCGCCACGGCTGAAATTCGGTGCCGGTGCGAGCGCCGAGCTGGGCTACGAGCTCGCGTCGCTGGGCGTGCGGCGGGCCCTTCTCGTCACCGACCGCGGCCTGGACGCGACGGGCATCCCCGCACGCGTGGCGGAGCAGGTGGCGGCCGAGTCCGTCGAGCTCGTCGTGTACGCCGACACGCACGTGGAGCCGACCGACGCCAGCCTCAACGACGCGATCGACTTCGCCCGCGCCCACGGCCCGTTCGACGCCGTGGTGGCCCTTGGCGGTGGATCCAGCATCGACACCGCGAAGGCGGTGAACCTGCTCACGACCAACGACGGCGACCTCATGGACTACCTCAACGTCCCGGTCGGTGCCGGCCGCGCCCCGGCCAAGGCGCTGCTGCCGCTGATCGCGCTCCCGACCACGACAGGGACGGGCAGCGAGAGCACCACCATCTGTGTGCTCGACGTCCTCGCCCAGCACGTCAAGACCGGCATCAGCCACCCGAGGCTGCGACCCGAGCTGGCGATCATCGACCCCGAGCTCACGCTGAGCCAGCCGGCGGGCGTCACCGCGGCCAGCGGCATGGACATCCTGTGCCACGCGCTCGAGAGCTATACCGCGCGACCGTTCAGCTCGTACGAGCGCAAGCGTCCCGAGCAGCGGGTCCCATACTGCGGCGCCAACCCGATCTCTGACATGTGGGCCGAGAAGTCGCTGAGCCTCCTCGCGTCGTCGTTCCGTACGGCGGTCCGCGAGGGCAGCAACGTCCCGGCGCGAGAGGAGATGGCGTTGGCGGCGACGTTCGCGGGGATGGGGTTCGGCAACGCCGGCGTCCACATCCCGCACGCGAACGCCTATCCGATCGCCGGACAGGTGCGCGACTTCCGTCCGGAGGGATACCCGCAGGACGAGGCGATGGTGCCCCACGGGATGGCGGTCTCGCTGACGGCCCCCGAGGCCTTCCGCTTCACCTTCGACGCAGCGCCCGAACGTCACGTCCGCGCCGCCGAGCTGCTCGACCCGGCGGCCGAGCGGCCCGCTGACCTCGCCGACTTCCTGCCGAGCGTCCTCGTGCGCCTGATGCGCGACATCGGCATCCCGGCGGGCGTCGGCGCCGTCGGCTTCGACAAGGCCGATATCGGTGCGCTCGTCGAAGGAACGATGAAGCAGCAGAGGCTCCTCGCGACCGCGCCCAAGCCCGTCGGGCCCGAAGACGTGACGGGCATCTTCGAGCGTTCCCTCACCCTGTGGTGA
- the rpsL gene encoding 30S ribosomal protein S12, whose amino-acid sequence MPTIQQLVRKGRQDKVAKTKTPALKGSPQRRGVCTRVYTTTPKKPNSALRKVARVRLSSGIEVTAYIPGEGHNLQEHSIVLVRGGRVKDLPGVRYKIIRGALDTQGVKSRKQARSRYGTKKEKS is encoded by the coding sequence GTGCCAACGATCCAGCAGTTGGTCCGAAAGGGCCGTCAGGACAAGGTGGCGAAGACCAAGACGCCCGCCCTGAAGGGTTCGCCGCAGCGCCGTGGAGTGTGCACCCGCGTGTACACGACGACGCCGAAGAAGCCGAACTCCGCGCTGCGGAAGGTTGCTCGTGTTCGTCTGAGCAGCGGGATCGAGGTCACGGCCTACATCCCCGGTGAGGGCCACAACCTGCAGGAGCACTCCATCGTGCTCGTGCGCGGCGGTCGTGTGAAGGACCTCCCGGGTGTCCGCTACAAGATCATCCGCGGCGCGCTGGACACCCAGGGTGTCAAGAGCCGCAAGCAGGCTCGCAGCCGCTACGGGACGAAGAAGGAGAAGAGCTGA
- the tuf gene encoding elongation factor Tu — protein sequence MAKAKFERTKPHMNIGTIGHIDHGKTTLTAAITKVLHDKYPDLNEASAFDQIDKAPEERQRGITISISHVEYQTENRHYAHVDCPGHADYVKNMITGAAQMDGAILVVAATDGPMPQTREHVLLARQVGVPAMVVALNKCDMVDDEELIELVELEVRELLNDQEFDGDNVPVVRVAAFPALNGDAKWGESILELMNAVDEYIPEPPRETDKPFLMPVEDVFTITGRGTVITGRIERGIVKLNDTVDIVGIRPEKQTSTVTGIEMFRKLLDEGQAGENVGLLLRGTKREDVERGMVVIAPGTTTPHTEFEGQVYILSKEEGGRHTPFFNNYRPQFYFRTTDVTGVVTLPEGTEMVMPGDNTEMSVQLIQPIAMDEGLRFAIREGGRTVGAGRVTKINK from the coding sequence GTGGCTAAGGCGAAGTTCGAGCGGACTAAGCCGCACATGAACATCGGCACCATCGGTCACATCGACCACGGTAAGACGACGCTGACCGCGGCGATTACCAAGGTGCTGCATGACAAGTACCCCGACCTGAACGAGGCTTCGGCCTTCGATCAGATCGACAAGGCTCCTGAGGAGCGCCAGCGCGGTATCACGATCTCGATCTCTCACGTTGAGTACCAGACCGAGAACCGTCACTACGCGCACGTCGATTGCCCGGGGCACGCCGACTACGTGAAGAACATGATCACGGGTGCGGCTCAGATGGACGGCGCGATCCTCGTGGTCGCCGCCACCGACGGCCCGATGCCGCAGACCCGCGAGCACGTGCTGCTCGCGCGCCAGGTCGGCGTGCCGGCCATGGTCGTCGCGCTCAACAAGTGCGACATGGTCGACGACGAGGAGCTCATCGAGCTCGTCGAGCTCGAGGTCCGTGAGCTCCTCAACGATCAGGAGTTCGACGGCGACAACGTCCCGGTCGTCCGCGTGGCCGCCTTCCCGGCGCTCAACGGCGACGCCAAGTGGGGCGAGTCGATCCTCGAGCTGATGAACGCTGTCGACGAGTACATCCCCGAGCCCCCGCGTGAGACGGACAAGCCGTTCCTCATGCCGGTCGAGGATGTCTTCACGATCACCGGTCGCGGCACCGTCATCACGGGTCGTATCGAGCGCGGCATCGTCAAGCTCAACGACACCGTCGACATCGTCGGCATCCGTCCGGAGAAGCAGACCTCGACCGTCACCGGCATCGAGATGTTCCGCAAGCTCCTCGACGAGGGCCAGGCAGGCGAGAACGTCGGCCTCCTGCTTCGTGGCACGAAGCGCGAGGACGTCGAGCGCGGCATGGTCGTGATCGCACCGGGCACGACGACTCCCCACACGGAGTTCGAGGGCCAGGTCTACATCCTGTCGAAGGAGGAGGGCGGCCGTCACACGCCGTTCTTCAACAACTACCGCCCGCAGTTCTACTTCCGCACCACGGACGTCACCGGCGTCGTCACGCTGCCTGAGGGCACCGAGATGGTCATGCCGGGCGACAACACCGAGATGTCGGTTCAGCTGATCCAGCCGATCGCGATGGACGAGGGTCTTCGTTTCGCGATTCGCGAGGGTGGTCGTACGGTCGGCGCTGGTCGCGTCACCAAGATCAACAAGTGA
- the fusA gene encoding elongation factor G — MAVDITTNLATVRNIGIMAHIDAGKTTTTERILFYTGITYKIGEVHEGAATMDWMEQEQERGITITSAATTCWWKNHQINIIDTPGHVDFTVEVERSLRVLDGAVAVFDGVAGVEPQSQTVWRQANKYRVPRMCFVNKLDRTGADFFYCVDTIVERLNANPAVLQIPIGAESDFLGVVDLVGMRALTWRGETEIGEDYTVEEIPAELADQAAEYREKLIETVATADDDLMELYLEGEDIDVDTLKAAIRRATLADKIVPVLCGTAFKNKGVQPLLDAVVDYLPSPMDVGSVAGHKVGDEDTEIMREPSEEEPFSALAFKIAADPHLGKLTYVRLYSGRLEAGTQVLNSVKGRKERIGKIYQMHANKREEIASVGAGQIVAVMGLKDTTTGETLADPSNPVVLESMTFPAPVIQVAIEPKTKSDQEKLGIAIQRLAEEDPTFTVHTDEETGQTIIAGMGELHLDILVDRMKREFRVEANVGKPQVAYRETIKRKVDKVSYTHKKQTGGSGQFAKVLISIEPTGPVVGGEGGYEFVNEITGGRVPREYIPAVDEGAQEAMEFGVLAGYPMVDVKVSLTDGQYHDVDSSELAFKIAGSMAFKEAARKADPVLLEPMFKVEVTTPESYLGDVIGDINSRRGQIQQMTERSGDRVVEALVPLSEMFGYVGDLRSKTSGQASYSMEFDSYAEVPKSVAEEIIKKARGE, encoded by the coding sequence GTGGCCGTAGACATCACCACCAACCTCGCCACGGTGCGCAACATCGGCATCATGGCGCACATCGATGCGGGCAAGACGACGACGACCGAGCGCATCCTGTTCTACACCGGCATCACCTACAAAATCGGTGAAGTCCACGAGGGCGCAGCCACGATGGACTGGATGGAGCAGGAGCAGGAGCGCGGCATCACGATCACGTCCGCCGCGACGACCTGCTGGTGGAAGAACCACCAGATCAACATCATCGACACGCCTGGTCACGTCGACTTCACCGTCGAGGTGGAGCGCTCGCTGCGCGTGCTCGACGGCGCGGTCGCCGTGTTCGACGGCGTCGCCGGTGTCGAGCCGCAGTCGCAGACCGTCTGGCGCCAGGCCAACAAGTACCGCGTGCCGCGGATGTGCTTCGTCAACAAGCTCGACCGCACCGGTGCCGACTTCTTCTACTGCGTCGACACGATCGTCGAGCGCCTGAACGCCAACCCGGCGGTCCTGCAGATCCCGATCGGTGCGGAGTCGGACTTCCTCGGTGTCGTCGACCTCGTCGGCATGCGCGCGCTCACGTGGCGCGGCGAGACCGAGATCGGTGAGGACTACACGGTCGAGGAGATCCCGGCCGAGCTCGCCGACCAGGCCGCCGAGTACCGCGAGAAGCTCATCGAGACCGTCGCGACCGCTGACGACGACCTCATGGAGCTCTACCTCGAGGGCGAGGACATCGATGTCGACACGCTGAAGGCCGCGATCCGTCGCGCCACGCTGGCCGACAAGATCGTCCCGGTCCTGTGCGGCACCGCGTTCAAGAACAAGGGCGTCCAGCCCCTGCTTGACGCGGTCGTCGACTACCTCCCCTCGCCGATGGACGTCGGCTCGGTCGCCGGTCACAAGGTCGGCGACGAGGACACCGAGATCATGCGTGAGCCCAGCGAGGAGGAGCCCTTCTCCGCCCTGGCGTTCAAGATCGCGGCCGACCCGCACCTCGGCAAGCTGACCTACGTCCGTCTCTACTCGGGCCGCCTGGAGGCCGGGACCCAGGTCCTGAACTCCGTCAAGGGCCGCAAGGAGCGGATCGGCAAGATCTACCAGATGCACGCCAACAAGCGTGAGGAGATCGCGTCGGTCGGCGCCGGCCAGATCGTCGCCGTGATGGGTCTCAAGGACACCACCACGGGTGAGACGCTGGCCGATCCGAGCAACCCGGTGGTGCTCGAGTCGATGACCTTCCCGGCTCCGGTGATCCAGGTCGCCATTGAGCCCAAGACCAAGAGCGACCAGGAGAAGCTCGGCATCGCGATCCAGCGTCTCGCCGAGGAGGACCCGACGTTCACGGTCCACACCGACGAGGAGACCGGGCAGACCATCATCGCCGGTATGGGCGAGCTGCACCTGGACATCCTCGTGGACCGCATGAAGCGCGAGTTCCGCGTCGAGGCCAACGTCGGCAAGCCGCAGGTCGCGTACCGCGAGACCATCAAGCGCAAGGTCGACAAGGTCTCGTACACCCACAAGAAGCAGACCGGTGGTTCGGGCCAGTTCGCCAAGGTCCTCATCAGCATCGAGCCCACGGGCCCGGTCGTTGGTGGCGAGGGCGGCTACGAGTTCGTCAACGAGATCACCGGTGGACGCGTCCCGCGGGAGTACATTCCCGCCGTCGACGAGGGCGCGCAGGAAGCCATGGAGTTCGGCGTTCTCGCCGGATATCCCATGGTCGACGTCAAGGTGTCGCTGACCGACGGTCAGTACCACGACGTCGACTCGTCCGAGCTCGCCTTCAAGATCGCCGGTTCGATGGCGTTCAAGGAGGCGGCACGCAAGGCAGACCCGGTGCTCCTCGAGCCGATGTTCAAGGTCGAGGTCACCACCCCTGAGTCCTATCTGGGCGACGTCATCGGCGACATCAACTCTCGCCGTGGACAGATCCAGCAGATGACGGAACGGTCCGGTGACCGGGTCGTCGAGGCACTCGTTCCGCTCTCTGAGATGTTCGGATACGTCGGAGACCTCCGGTCGAAGACGTCGGGGCAGGCGTCGTACTCCATGGAGTTCGACTCCTACGCCGAGGTTCCCAAGAGCGTCGCAGAAGAGATCATCAAGAAGGCCAGGGGCGAGTGA